A single region of the Opitutus sp. genome encodes:
- a CDS encoding TIGR02677 family protein, whose product MSAPDSPPLTYSVFAHLNVEKTGLYRAVLGVFVAERARFVISLRPSEIYALLPSATPTEIDQVLPQLRAWGNLDDSPDSAEAATIEEFYQRRRLYQLSAAGEAAEQALTVFGDYLLRPGELQTTALHDIAELLDALLPRLADSPPDDAKLLQLLSSLVARFEQLTSRAQTFMRGLQSTVELHGISVEAFLAYKERLIDYLEKFIGELVVATSRIAEAILRLEGCGLDLAFVACARRELADALAPAPEAFAEAETRWRDRWAGLRRWFIAGETPSQAELLRARARSAIPALLTAVSQINDRRASRADRAADFLSLARWFAEAPDDGACHRLWRTAFALTPARHLRINSETLAERSARAETPRTSWLQGAPVWLSPRLRQSGRNAPRGVASITIDRTAEKAHLLALAREQAEQIERARRVLTAAGRRRLADLGPFGDASFRLFLDLLGHALSQRPDRTGPIDIESADGTLRIRLEPVPAGETATLATADGEFTGTDHWITIEPVH is encoded by the coding sequence ATGTCCGCGCCCGATTCGCCCCCCTTAACGTATTCGGTTTTCGCGCACCTCAACGTCGAGAAAACCGGCCTCTACCGCGCGGTCCTGGGCGTCTTCGTCGCCGAACGCGCCCGTTTCGTTATCTCACTGCGCCCCTCCGAGATTTACGCTCTCCTTCCCTCTGCCACCCCGACCGAGATCGACCAGGTCCTCCCGCAACTGCGCGCTTGGGGCAATCTCGACGACTCACCGGATAGTGCCGAGGCCGCCACCATCGAGGAGTTTTACCAGCGCCGTCGGCTCTACCAACTGAGCGCCGCCGGCGAGGCCGCCGAGCAAGCCCTGACGGTCTTCGGCGACTACCTGCTCCGCCCCGGCGAACTCCAGACCACCGCCCTGCACGACATTGCCGAGTTGCTCGACGCGCTTCTGCCGCGCCTCGCCGATAGCCCGCCCGACGACGCCAAGCTCCTTCAACTGCTCTCCAGTCTCGTCGCTCGTTTTGAGCAGCTCACCTCCCGCGCCCAAACCTTTATGCGCGGACTGCAGAGCACGGTTGAACTTCACGGCATCTCCGTCGAGGCCTTCCTCGCCTACAAGGAGCGGCTGATCGACTACCTTGAAAAATTCATCGGCGAACTGGTCGTCGCCACCAGCCGCATCGCCGAGGCCATCCTGCGCTTGGAAGGCTGCGGGCTCGACCTCGCCTTCGTCGCCTGCGCGCGCCGCGAACTGGCCGACGCCCTTGCCCCAGCGCCCGAGGCCTTTGCCGAGGCCGAGACGCGTTGGCGCGACCGCTGGGCCGGACTGCGGCGCTGGTTCATCGCTGGCGAAACACCCTCCCAGGCCGAGCTGCTGCGCGCCCGCGCCCGCTCCGCCATCCCCGCCCTGCTCACCGCCGTCTCCCAGATCAACGACCGCCGCGCCTCCCGCGCCGACCGCGCGGCCGATTTCCTTTCCCTCGCCCGCTGGTTCGCCGAGGCCCCCGACGACGGCGCCTGCCACCGGCTCTGGCGCACCGCCTTCGCCCTCACTCCGGCCCGCCACCTGAGGATCAACTCCGAAACCCTAGCCGAACGCTCCGCCCGCGCAGAAACCCCGCGTACCAGCTGGCTGCAAGGCGCGCCCGTCTGGTTGTCGCCCCGGCTGCGCCAGAGTGGTCGCAACGCCCCGCGCGGCGTCGCCTCCATTACCATCGATCGCACCGCTGAAAAAGCCCACCTGCTCGCCCTCGCCCGCGAGCAAGCCGAGCAAATCGAGCGCGCCCGCCGCGTGCTCACCGCCGCCGGCCGCCGTCGTCTCGCCGACCTCGGCCCGTTCGGCGACGCCTCTTTTCGCCTGTTTCTCGACCTGCTTGGCCACGCCCTCAGCCAACGCCCAGATCGCACCGGCCCGATCGATATCGAGTCCGCCGACGGCACCCTGCGCATTCGTCTCGAGCCAGTGCCTGCTGGCGAGACTGCTACCCTCGCCACTGCCGACGGTGAGTTCACCGGCACCGATCACTGGATCACTATCGAGCCGGTTCATTAA
- the dinD gene encoding DNA damage-inducible protein D: MSHEITPFESIRRTNPAGNEFWSSRDFAKVLGYADYRNFLSVIEAARTACFNSGQRVDDHFVEVTEMVEIGSGAQRRLKTVMMSRYACYLAIQNADPSKEIVAQGQTYFAIQTRRQELSDEQVETQRRLAIRAELRTHNGQLADAAKDAGVIAPLDYAIFQNHGYMGLYGGLDAQDTHRRKGLKKGEQILDHMGSTELAANLFRATQAEEKLRREKITGKDKANQAHREVGAKVRQTIKELGGTMPEALPPAESIKKLETRHRKALKQSPK, from the coding sequence ATGAGCCACGAAATCACCCCGTTTGAATCCATTCGCCGGACCAACCCGGCGGGCAACGAATTCTGGTCGAGCCGCGACTTCGCCAAAGTTCTCGGCTATGCCGACTATCGTAATTTCCTGTCCGTCATAGAGGCTGCCCGCACCGCCTGCTTCAACAGCGGCCAGCGGGTGGATGACCATTTCGTTGAGGTCACCGAAATGGTCGAGATTGGCAGTGGTGCTCAACGCCGCCTGAAAACCGTGATGATGTCGCGGTATGCGTGTTACCTCGCCATCCAGAACGCCGACCCGTCCAAGGAAATAGTTGCCCAAGGCCAAACCTACTTCGCCATCCAGACCCGGCGGCAGGAGCTTTCCGACGAGCAAGTGGAAACGCAGCGCCGCCTCGCCATCCGTGCCGAGCTACGCACCCACAACGGCCAGCTTGCCGACGCCGCCAAAGATGCCGGCGTAATCGCACCCCTGGACTATGCCATCTTCCAAAACCATGGTTACATGGGTCTCTATGGTGGACTCGACGCGCAAGACACCCACCGCCGGAAAGGGCTAAAAAAGGGCGAGCAAATCCTCGACCACATGGGCAGCACCGAGCTGGCGGCCAACCTCTTCCGAGCCACCCAAGCCGAGGAGAAACTCCGCCGGGAAAAGATCACCGGGAAAGACAAAGCCAACCAAGCCCACCGCGAAGTGGGAGCAAAGGTTCGCCAGACGATCAAAGAACTGGGTGGCACGATGCCGGAGGCGTTACCCCCGGCCGAAAGCATCAAGAAGCTGGAGACCCGGCACCGCAAAGCGCTCAAGCAATCGCCGAAGTAA
- a CDS encoding TIGR02678 family protein yields MARLREESEPLEAEERRTALRALLQRPLLIPDGPTAEAFTLVRRHRKWLADWFAHHVDWSLVVTAEAARLRKLPATTTDATRPALDPRSEEPFNRIRYLLFCLAVSVLERGDRQTTLGRLAENIALALAADPAFAAHGVLWSLDEPAGRRDFVHTLRLLVALGVLRRIQGDEEQLLRDRSSDALYNINRPVLALLLAVRRSPSLVADEGFDERLVALLDQPRPDTPDARNRALRTGLAARLLDDPVLYYAGLDEEARAYLDRQRPFLLGPLTEATGLHAEVRAEGLALVDLDGDCSDAGLPEEGTEGHLTLLLATWLADRLRAGDTTALTTETLRQKTARLIRQHRHHWRKEVAQRGAEGPLCELVLNRLAGLALIERVGDSLRPLPALGRFALRASAENAPATDDTAELNF; encoded by the coding sequence CTGGCTCGGTTGCGAGAGGAGTCCGAACCGCTCGAAGCTGAGGAGCGCCGCACCGCACTGCGCGCCCTGTTGCAACGCCCGTTGCTCATCCCCGACGGCCCCACCGCCGAGGCGTTCACCTTGGTGCGCCGCCATCGCAAATGGCTCGCCGATTGGTTTGCCCACCACGTCGATTGGTCGCTGGTCGTCACCGCCGAAGCCGCCCGGTTGCGTAAGTTGCCAGCCACCACCACCGACGCCACCCGCCCGGCTCTCGACCCGCGCAGCGAGGAGCCGTTTAACCGCATTCGTTACCTCCTCTTCTGCCTGGCCGTGTCCGTGCTCGAACGCGGCGACCGCCAGACCACCCTCGGCCGACTCGCCGAAAACATCGCCCTCGCGCTCGCCGCCGACCCGGCCTTCGCCGCTCACGGCGTGCTCTGGTCGCTCGACGAGCCCGCCGGCCGCCGCGATTTCGTGCACACTCTGCGGCTGCTGGTCGCGCTCGGGGTTCTGCGCCGTATCCAGGGTGACGAGGAACAACTGCTGCGCGACCGCAGTTCCGACGCCCTCTACAACATCAACCGTCCCGTCCTCGCGCTCCTGCTGGCCGTCCGCCGCAGTCCCTCGTTGGTCGCCGACGAAGGCTTCGACGAACGTCTTGTCGCCCTTCTCGACCAGCCCCGCCCCGACACCCCCGACGCGCGCAACCGCGCCCTGCGCACCGGCCTCGCCGCCCGGCTGCTCGACGATCCGGTGCTGTATTACGCGGGCCTCGACGAAGAGGCCCGCGCCTACCTCGACCGCCAGCGCCCCTTTTTGCTCGGTCCGCTCACCGAGGCCACCGGCCTGCACGCCGAGGTTCGCGCCGAGGGCCTGGCCCTGGTCGATCTCGATGGCGATTGCTCCGATGCCGGCCTTCCCGAGGAAGGCACCGAGGGCCACCTCACGTTGCTCTTGGCCACTTGGCTCGCCGATCGTCTCCGCGCCGGGGATACCACTGCGCTCACCACCGAAACGCTTCGCCAGAAAACCGCCCGCCTCATCCGCCAGCACCGGCACCACTGGCGCAAAGAGGTCGCCCAACGCGGGGCCGAGGGCCCTCTGTGCGAGCTCGTACTCAATCGCCTCGCCGGCCTCGCCCTGATCGAACGGGTAGGGGACAGCCTGCGCCCGCTGCCCGCGCTGGGCCGTTTCGCCCTGCGCGCCTCCGCCGAAAACGCCCCGGCAACCGACGACACCGCCGAACTTAACTTTTAA